One segment of Bradyrhizobium sp. CB2312 DNA contains the following:
- a CDS encoding MarR family transcriptional regulator, whose product MELLLQTANAWLFEGQHSGLSDREWMALRFLGRANRFSRTPSALAGFLGANRSGASQIAAVLERKRLVTREPSPEDKRSIILSVTFQGKKLLERDPVNVLRDQIAALTVDDRSRMRDTLRHVLSRHDVVRGRHHADICSECIFLAESGSGSDRQFKCRFFRKSVSSKDTSLLCSHFEGKAPSKALDQN is encoded by the coding sequence GTGGAGCTGCTGCTGCAAACGGCCAACGCTTGGCTATTTGAGGGTCAGCATTCGGGTCTCAGCGACCGCGAATGGATGGCGCTGCGTTTCCTGGGGCGTGCAAACAGGTTCTCAAGGACACCATCTGCTCTCGCCGGGTTTCTCGGTGCGAACCGTAGCGGAGCATCGCAAATCGCCGCAGTCCTAGAGAGAAAGAGATTGGTGACCCGCGAGCCATCTCCGGAAGACAAGCGGTCGATCATTTTGAGCGTTACATTTCAAGGCAAGAAATTGCTTGAACGTGATCCAGTAAATGTCCTCCGAGATCAGATTGCGGCCCTCACTGTTGACGATCGATCCCGAATGCGTGACACGCTCCGACATGTTCTGTCTCGACATGACGTTGTGCGGGGCCGCCATCACGCCGACATTTGCAGCGAGTGCATATTTTTGGCCGAAAGTGGATCGGGAAGTGATCGGCAGTTCAAATGCCGGTTCTTTCGGAAATCCGTTTCCTCAAAAGATACATCATTGCTATGCAGCCATTTTGAAGGGAAAGCGCCCAGCAAGGCCCTAGATCAGAACTGA
- a CDS encoding DUF3551 domain-containing protein, whose protein sequence is MRVPVLAILVSGALCAATSVQAQTYDPAYPVCLQVYTGGFMDYYFECAYTNMAQCQASASGRRASCVVNPYYAGKGGKPAVRHERTHQ, encoded by the coding sequence ATGCGCGTTCCAGTCCTTGCAATTCTCGTGAGCGGCGCACTCTGCGCCGCCACATCCGTGCAAGCGCAGACCTACGATCCCGCCTACCCGGTTTGCCTCCAAGTCTATACGGGCGGCTTCATGGATTACTATTTCGAGTGCGCCTACACCAATATGGCCCAGTGTCAGGCCTCCGCCTCGGGCCGCAGGGCGTCATGCGTGGTCAATCCCTATTATGCCGGGAAAGGCGGAAAGCCCGCAGTGCGACACGAGCGAACGCATCAGTAA
- a CDS encoding MBL fold metallo-hydrolase translates to MSDISRRDVTLGAAGAYAAFGLDKAITFVDAAHAQQSVTQSFRKYKVGDIEIFSLIDGMRDVPLREGMVRNVSIEQVKTVLRGAGFPDNQAPLRFIVMALQLRDQVVLIDSGTGGHPIYGEGNGRLFESMAAAGLDPKAVKTILVSHLHGDHIYGLMNNESDAQVFPDADIVVPAAELKWWTRPGVESIDLGPTRKGLAQRIQATVATWKNVRTFEGEPELLPGVHAVQAPGHSPGMVAHLVTSGGEQFLISADVVNLAPHISTNPEWQLAIDQDPQMAVETRRKIFDRAVADKLTISGTHWLMPNVGTLAKDGSRYVFVAEG, encoded by the coding sequence ATGTCCGATATCTCGCGTCGGGACGTGACACTTGGCGCAGCCGGTGCTTATGCCGCGTTTGGACTTGACAAGGCGATCACGTTTGTCGACGCGGCTCACGCTCAACAGTCCGTCACTCAATCTTTCCGCAAATACAAGGTCGGCGACATTGAAATCTTCTCTCTGATCGATGGCATGCGTGATGTTCCGCTGCGGGAGGGCATGGTCAGGAATGTCAGCATCGAACAGGTCAAGACCGTGTTGCGTGGTGCCGGTTTTCCCGACAATCAGGCGCCCTTGCGGTTTATCGTCATGGCGCTCCAGCTGCGCGATCAAGTGGTCCTGATCGACTCGGGTACGGGCGGTCATCCGATTTATGGTGAGGGGAACGGCCGGTTATTCGAGAGCATGGCGGCGGCGGGCCTTGACCCCAAGGCAGTCAAGACGATCCTCGTCTCCCATCTCCACGGCGACCACATTTATGGCCTCATGAACAATGAGAGCGATGCGCAGGTCTTCCCGGATGCCGACATCGTGGTGCCCGCCGCGGAATTGAAATGGTGGACGCGCCCGGGGGTCGAGTCGATCGATCTCGGACCGACGCGCAAAGGCCTCGCCCAACGAATTCAGGCCACGGTGGCGACCTGGAAAAACGTCAGGACCTTTGAGGGAGAACCAGAACTCCTGCCCGGTGTGCACGCCGTTCAGGCGCCCGGCCATAGCCCGGGAATGGTCGCGCATCTGGTCACCTCCGGCGGCGAACAGTTCCTGATCAGCGCTGACGTGGTCAATCTTGCGCCACACATTTCAACAAATCCCGAGTGGCAACTCGCTATCGACCAGGACCCGCAAATGGCTGTCGAAACGCGAAGGAAGATCTTCGATCGCGCGGTCGCCGACAAGCTCACCATTTCGGGTACTCACTGGTTGATGCCGAACGTCGGCACGCTGGCCAAGGATGGCAGCAGGTACGTATTCGTAGCCGAGGGGTAA
- a CDS encoding TAXI family TRAP transporter solute-binding subunit — MSPLDPVKSAHDRRQRRLLFVLALGFVVFGAAAAALFYVIQPETLRIAVGPAGSDDHQVVEAMAEAFGEESRSVKLSPITTEGAAESLALLGAGKADLAVGRGDLGMPADTQTLAVLRKNYVVLWSPSGRSGKDSRKKATGKIGEIADLAGHKVGIIGRTGANLALLRIILVGSGVEPSKVATAQFGTDEIEKLAQDTTLDAYLAVGPLDSKITATAIAATSRSRGAPKFLPVDASEAIALKQPRYEAEEIPGSVLNAKPAWPEDKVDTISVNHLILARKELSEAKAAAFYRQLFAVRDTIAQRVAGAAHISKPETEKETEPSVHRGAAAVINGTERTFLDKYSDYFWFALLLLSGIGSAAAWLRRYLNRDEHDDNTSHRNRILAVVSEVRDAGSEQDLLASQREVDAIIGEALKCYDEGAIEQEDIVAFGLVLELFNHAVAERRAALQGGLIEARAPGPTLASRR; from the coding sequence ATGTCACCGTTAGACCCAGTCAAGAGTGCTCACGATCGGCGCCAACGAAGGCTACTTTTCGTGTTGGCTTTGGGATTTGTCGTTTTCGGCGCCGCCGCGGCTGCCCTCTTCTACGTCATACAGCCCGAGACCCTGCGGATCGCCGTTGGCCCCGCAGGCAGCGACGACCATCAGGTGGTCGAAGCGATGGCCGAGGCTTTCGGAGAGGAAAGCAGGTCGGTCAAGCTTTCCCCAATCACGACCGAAGGTGCGGCCGAATCCCTCGCTCTGCTGGGCGCCGGCAAGGCCGACCTTGCAGTCGGTCGCGGCGACCTCGGCATGCCCGCGGATACGCAGACGCTGGCCGTATTGCGGAAGAACTACGTCGTCCTGTGGTCGCCGTCGGGGCGGTCGGGCAAGGACTCCAGGAAAAAGGCCACTGGGAAGATCGGAGAGATTGCCGATCTGGCCGGTCACAAGGTCGGCATCATCGGGAGAACCGGAGCCAATCTCGCGCTCCTGCGCATCATTCTGGTCGGCTCCGGCGTAGAGCCAAGCAAAGTAGCGACGGCGCAATTCGGGACCGACGAGATCGAAAAGCTCGCGCAAGACACGACTCTCGACGCCTATCTCGCGGTCGGTCCGCTCGACAGCAAGATCACTGCCACCGCGATCGCCGCGACCTCGCGATCGCGCGGAGCTCCGAAGTTTCTTCCGGTCGATGCATCCGAGGCCATCGCTTTGAAGCAGCCGCGCTACGAAGCCGAGGAAATTCCGGGCAGCGTCCTCAACGCGAAACCGGCCTGGCCGGAGGACAAGGTCGACACCATCAGCGTCAACCATCTCATCCTCGCCAGGAAGGAGCTGTCCGAAGCCAAGGCGGCGGCCTTCTATCGGCAACTGTTCGCGGTCCGCGACACGATCGCGCAACGTGTCGCCGGCGCCGCCCACATATCGAAGCCCGAAACGGAGAAGGAGACCGAACCTTCCGTGCACAGGGGCGCCGCAGCGGTCATCAACGGGACCGAGCGGACCTTTCTGGACAAGTACAGCGACTACTTCTGGTTCGCCCTGCTTCTGCTTTCGGGGATCGGTTCAGCCGCTGCCTGGCTGCGTCGCTATCTAAACCGGGACGAACACGACGACAACACAAGCCACCGCAACCGCATTCTCGCCGTGGTCTCAGAGGTTCGAGATGCAGGGTCCGAACAGGACTTGCTGGCATCGCAACGCGAAGTCGACGCGATCATCGGCGAAGCACTCAAGTGCTACGACGAAGGAGCCATCGAACAAGAGGACATAGTCGCATTCGGCCTGGTGCTCGAGCTGTTCAATCATGCCGTCGCGGAAAGGCGGGCGGCACTGCAGGGCGGCCTCATCGAAGCAAGAGCTCCGGGCCCAACCCTTGCCTCTCGCCGCTAG
- a CDS encoding DUF1236 domain-containing protein yields MNQLMLACAATALISTGAMAQSTVVTTTTGTGHAAVQIEPEYRTKIRTYVTEHKVRPVETREKIVVGQPLPREVELESVPADWGPSLTKYPYVYSGERVMLVDPSTRTVVQEID; encoded by the coding sequence ATGAATCAGTTGATGCTGGCGTGCGCGGCTACTGCGCTGATCTCGACGGGCGCGATGGCACAGTCCACGGTCGTCACCACCACCACCGGCACCGGTCATGCCGCGGTGCAGATCGAGCCGGAGTATCGCACGAAGATCCGAACCTACGTGACCGAGCACAAGGTGCGCCCGGTGGAGACCCGCGAGAAGATCGTGGTCGGCCAGCCGCTGCCGCGCGAGGTAGAGCTCGAGTCCGTGCCTGCCGACTGGGGTCCCTCGCTCACCAAGTATCCTTACGTCTACTCGGGCGAGCGCGTGATGCTGGTCGATCCGTCGACGCGCACGGTCGTCCAGGAGATCGACTGA
- a CDS encoding DUF1236 domain-containing protein — translation MNKRLFLATTAAVAIATSAFAQSSPGTSSPSSSATQRQQDSTSTTSPSTSTTSPDTSSGSAQSSTNSAQTQSPSSTGQTAAGQSSNSGTGTGTNATQAPASNNSTSQAQTNQPSSQTTTPANQAQTNSPSSTSNQTQSANPPASGTNQAQSPAGSGSTNTAQQPNNQQNTADRSSNTNVNASVNINDQQRSRISTSISHLNVQPLTNVNFSLSVGTVVPRDVRLQPLPAEVVEIVPQYRGYNFVLVKDEIVIVEPSTYKIVTVLPYSGRSTASAPARTEQRKVTFSDRDREVIRKHAKARPVERERRTTGSTVRTEIRTGERVPEGVEIEAFPEDVYRDAPTLREYRYINRDSRTYIVEPHERRVIEEID, via the coding sequence ATGAACAAGCGTTTATTCTTGGCCACTACCGCTGCCGTCGCCATCGCGACTTCGGCGTTCGCGCAATCTTCTCCGGGCACGTCGAGCCCCAGTTCGTCCGCTACGCAGCGTCAGCAGGATTCCACGTCGACCACGTCGCCATCGACTTCGACCACATCACCCGACACGTCGTCGGGGTCCGCGCAGTCTTCGACGAATTCCGCCCAGACGCAGTCTCCGTCTTCGACGGGACAGACCGCTGCAGGCCAGTCGTCCAATTCTGGTACCGGCACCGGCACCAACGCGACGCAGGCGCCGGCCTCGAACAACTCGACCAGCCAGGCCCAGACCAATCAGCCGTCCAGCCAGACCACGACACCTGCCAACCAGGCGCAGACCAACTCTCCGTCGAGCACGAGCAATCAGACGCAGAGCGCCAACCCGCCTGCCTCGGGCACCAACCAGGCGCAGTCCCCGGCGGGTAGCGGCTCGACCAACACGGCCCAGCAGCCGAACAATCAGCAGAACACGGCGGATCGTTCGTCGAACACCAACGTGAATGCCTCGGTGAACATCAACGATCAGCAGCGGAGCCGCATCAGCACGTCGATCTCGCACCTGAACGTGCAGCCGCTGACCAACGTGAACTTCTCGCTGTCCGTCGGCACGGTCGTGCCGCGCGACGTCCGCCTGCAGCCGCTGCCGGCCGAGGTCGTCGAGATCGTGCCCCAGTATCGGGGGTACAACTTCGTCCTGGTGAAGGACGAGATCGTGATCGTGGAACCGTCCACCTACAAGATCGTGACCGTCCTGCCGTACTCCGGCCGCTCGACTGCGTCGGCGCCGGCGCGCACCGAGCAGCGCAAGGTAACGTTCAGCGACCGCGATCGCGAGGTCATCCGCAAGCACGCCAAGGCGCGCCCCGTCGAACGCGAACGCCGCACGACCGGCAGCACCGTCCGGACCGAGATCCGGACCGGCGAGCGAGTGCCGGAGGGCGTGGAGATCGAGGCGTTCCCCGAAGACGTCTATCGGGATGCTCCGACCCTTCGCGAGTACCGGTACATCAATCGGGACAGCCGCACCTACATCGTCGAACCCCACGAGCGCCGTGTCATCGAAGAGATCGACTGA
- a CDS encoding response regulator, giving the protein MSILLVEDDPLIREFVVEALREAGYHVIHASTGEEALAWCKRRVADVLVTDVRLPGQVDGWQIAERYREQDPELPVIYATGFSPTTPRPVPGCRIVTKPFHPDEIVRTIRELGEKKGAPPG; this is encoded by the coding sequence GTGAGCATACTTCTCGTCGAGGACGACCCTCTGATCCGCGAATTTGTCGTAGAGGCCCTGCGCGAAGCGGGCTATCACGTCATCCACGCGAGCACCGGAGAGGAGGCGCTGGCTTGGTGCAAGCGTCGCGTCGCTGATGTGCTGGTTACAGACGTCAGGCTGCCTGGTCAGGTCGATGGATGGCAGATCGCGGAGCGATACCGAGAGCAGGATCCGGAGCTGCCGGTCATTTACGCCACCGGCTTCTCGCCGACGACGCCACGCCCCGTCCCGGGCTGCCGCATCGTGACGAAGCCTTTCCATCCAGACGAGATCGTCCGGACGATCAGGGAGCTCGGAGAGAAAAAGGGCGCGCCACCTGGTTAG
- a CDS encoding Hsp20 family protein, giving the protein MRTVDFSPLFRSAIGFDRLFDLAEAAQRAGEETYLPYNIERLDENRFQISVALAGFSPDEVVLTVEQNVLTLEGHKGEKEGKTFLHRGISARNFKRQFTLADHVEIKGASFENGLLVIDLQREIPEAMKPRRIAINGAVPSNVAQIESKAA; this is encoded by the coding sequence ATGCGCACTGTTGATTTTTCGCCCCTGTTCCGGTCGGCCATCGGCTTCGACCGTCTTTTCGATCTCGCCGAGGCCGCCCAGCGCGCGGGCGAGGAAACCTATCTCCCCTACAACATCGAGCGTCTCGACGAGAACCGCTTCCAGATCTCGGTCGCGCTCGCCGGCTTCAGCCCTGACGAGGTCGTCCTGACGGTCGAGCAGAACGTCCTGACGCTCGAAGGTCACAAGGGCGAGAAGGAGGGGAAGACCTTCCTGCATCGCGGCATCTCGGCCCGCAACTTCAAGCGTCAGTTCACGCTGGCCGACCACGTCGAGATCAAGGGCGCCAGCTTCGAGAATGGCCTGCTGGTCATCGATCTGCAGCGGGAGATCCCCGAGGCGATGAAGCCGCGTCGCATTGCGATCAACGGCGCCGTGCCGAGTAACGTGGCGCAGATCGAATCCAAGGCGGCCTAA
- a CDS encoding ATP-binding protein, which yields MNRSTLSERALVLAPRGRDATLASVILREADLLADPCSSLLDLIPELNAGAAFVVVTEEALATADLRTLSTWLAEQEDWSDLPFVLLTTRGGGLERNPAARRFLDVLGNVTFLERPFHPTTLVSLARSALRSRRRQYEARARLQALRASEQGLRLVIESAADYAIITTDPERRVTSWSVGAEAIFGWTAAEMRGRSADVIFTPVDRASGQPAAEASDARAKGFAPDERWHQRADGSQVFLRGSMRPLPRDDQGHERGFIKIARDETGRQFAETRRMALVELSDRIRDIEDPAELSYAAAEILGRTLRVSRAGYGTIDKAAETITIKRDWNAPGIKSLAGVLHFRDYGSYIEDLKRGETVVFADAENDPRTAATANALKTISAQSIVNMPVTEQGGIVALLYLNHASAREWAPAELDLIREVAERTRTAVERRRAEREIRDLAASLEQRVTERTTELMRAEEALRHAQKMEAVGQLTGGVAHDFNNLLTIIKSSTDLLRRPGISEERRRRYVDAISATVDRASKLTGQLLAFARRQALKPHVFDTAERVQAIIDMLRTIVGSRIRIETEVAGKNCIVEADSSQFETALVNMAVNARDAMNGEGSLLIQIEELAARPVAHEQTGKDACVAISLTDTGSGIAAEKLTRVFEPFYTTKEVGKGTGLGLSQVYGFAKQSGGDVTVKSEVGRGTTFTLYLPRAERDGTSDDQATLAAPSDGPLFHGRGRRVLVVEDNVDVGRSSTQILEDLGYETTLAANADEALKLLDEVNSFDIVFSDVIMPGMNGVDLGREIRRHHPGVPVVLTSGYSEVLAEDARHGFDLIQKPYAAEELSRVLRRVSAVKSDKGTTSALPSKLTSEHNA from the coding sequence GTGAACCGCAGCACGCTGTCGGAGCGAGCCCTCGTTCTCGCCCCACGAGGTCGCGACGCAACTCTTGCGTCGGTGATCCTGCGCGAGGCGGATCTCCTTGCTGACCCCTGTTCGTCGCTGTTGGACCTTATTCCAGAACTCAATGCTGGCGCGGCTTTCGTTGTCGTCACAGAGGAGGCGCTCGCCACGGCCGATCTCCGGACGCTTAGTACCTGGCTCGCCGAACAGGAAGACTGGTCGGACCTGCCGTTCGTGCTGCTCACGACCCGCGGTGGCGGACTGGAGCGCAATCCCGCCGCTCGGCGTTTCCTTGATGTGCTCGGCAACGTCACTTTTCTGGAGCGCCCTTTTCACCCAACCACTCTTGTGAGCCTTGCACGCTCCGCGCTGCGAAGCCGCCGCCGGCAATACGAAGCCCGGGCCAGGCTCCAGGCGCTACGAGCGAGCGAACAAGGACTGCGGCTCGTCATCGAAAGTGCTGCCGACTACGCCATCATCACCACCGACCCGGAGCGCCGTGTTACAAGCTGGTCGGTCGGGGCCGAGGCGATTTTCGGCTGGACAGCTGCCGAGATGAGAGGGCGCTCGGCCGACGTGATCTTCACGCCCGTGGACCGGGCGTCCGGGCAGCCAGCAGCCGAAGCTTCTGACGCGCGCGCGAAGGGCTTCGCGCCCGACGAGCGCTGGCATCAGCGTGCAGACGGATCTCAAGTATTTCTGAGGGGGTCGATGCGGCCCCTGCCGCGGGACGACCAAGGTCACGAGCGGGGCTTCATCAAGATCGCGCGCGACGAGACCGGCCGCCAATTTGCCGAGACGCGCCGAATGGCGCTTGTCGAACTGTCCGATCGGATCCGAGACATCGAGGACCCGGCCGAACTTTCTTACGCAGCAGCCGAAATTCTCGGGCGCACATTGCGGGTAAGCCGGGCAGGCTATGGCACTATCGATAAGGCGGCCGAGACGATAACCATCAAGCGGGACTGGAACGCCCCCGGCATCAAGAGCTTGGCCGGCGTGCTGCACTTTCGCGATTACGGTAGCTACATCGAGGATTTGAAGCGGGGCGAGACTGTAGTGTTCGCGGATGCCGAAAACGATCCTCGCACGGCCGCGACTGCCAACGCCCTGAAAACGATTAGCGCGCAATCTATCGTCAACATGCCAGTCACGGAACAAGGCGGCATCGTCGCATTGCTTTACCTCAACCACGCAAGCGCGCGGGAGTGGGCGCCCGCGGAACTCGATCTGATCCGGGAGGTCGCGGAGCGCACCCGTACCGCCGTGGAACGAAGACGTGCGGAGCGGGAAATCAGGGACCTTGCGGCGAGTCTGGAGCAGCGCGTCACAGAGCGTACGACAGAGTTGATGAGAGCCGAGGAGGCCCTGCGTCACGCGCAGAAGATGGAGGCGGTGGGCCAGCTGACCGGCGGCGTGGCGCACGACTTCAACAATTTGCTTACAATCATCAAGAGCTCAACGGACCTTCTCCGTCGGCCCGGGATAAGCGAGGAGCGCCGACGGCGCTACGTGGACGCCATCTCGGCCACTGTGGACCGCGCCTCCAAGCTCACGGGCCAACTTCTCGCGTTCGCACGGCGGCAGGCCCTTAAGCCCCACGTGTTCGACACGGCAGAACGCGTGCAAGCCATCATCGATATGCTGCGCACGATCGTGGGATCGCGCATCCGGATCGAGACCGAGGTCGCGGGTAAGAATTGCATCGTCGAGGCGGATTCGAGCCAGTTTGAAACGGCGCTGGTCAACATGGCCGTGAATGCCCGCGATGCCATGAATGGCGAAGGATCGCTACTTATCCAGATAGAAGAGCTCGCAGCCAGGCCGGTGGCCCATGAACAAACCGGCAAAGACGCCTGCGTCGCCATTTCGCTTACCGATACCGGCTCGGGCATCGCCGCGGAGAAGCTAACTCGTGTCTTCGAACCATTCTACACTACAAAAGAAGTTGGCAAGGGTACCGGTCTAGGCCTTAGCCAAGTCTATGGCTTTGCCAAACAATCGGGTGGCGACGTCACGGTCAAAAGCGAGGTAGGCCGCGGAACCACCTTTACACTCTACTTACCCCGAGCCGAACGTGACGGCACCTCTGACGATCAGGCCACACTTGCAGCGCCGTCGGACGGTCCACTTTTCCACGGCCGCGGGCGCCGCGTTCTCGTAGTGGAAGACAACGTAGATGTGGGACGATCCTCGACCCAGATACTTGAGGACCTCGGTTACGAGACCACCCTTGCCGCAAATGCGGACGAGGCGTTGAAGCTCCTAGACGAGGTAAACAGTTTCGACATCGTGTTTTCCGACGTGATTATGCCGGGAATGAATGGGGTAGACCTCGGGCGGGAGATCAGGCGGCACCACCCTGGAGTTCCGGTCGTATTGACCTCAGGCTACAGTGAAGTTCTTGCCGAGGACGCTCGGCATGGCTTCGATCTTATACAGAAGCCGTACGCAGCCGAGGAGTTGTCGCGTGTGCTACGTCGCGTGTCAGCCGTCAAGAGCGACAAGGGAACGACTTCCGCTTTACCTTCGAAGCTGACGTCTGAGCACAATGCCTAA
- a CDS encoding ATPase domain-containing protein, which translates to MGQAGTGIEGLNHVLGGGFERGRVFLLEGAPGTGKTTLATQFLIAGAEAGERCLYITLSETEQELRASAASHQWDLAGIEIFELIPPENLLDEDQQQSLLYSSDLELGETTKRIFEAFERIKPHRVVLDSLSEIRLLAQSSLRYRRQILSLKHYFATAGATVLLLDDLTAELNDKTVHSVAHGVIRLEEIAPEYGGERRRLRIIKYRGRRYRGGFHDFTIAPGGLQVFPRLVSAEHKANYSREVLKTESGELDSLLGGGVERGSSVLILGPAGTGKSILALTFVRGAIQRGERAAMFIFDEELGLLFERAKGLNIDLQAMVDGGQLVIEQVDAAELAPGEFSSRVRHCVEKHGAQTVVIDSLNGYQAAMPGEHALVLHMHEILQYLNRQGATTFLVVAQHGLVGDMQTPVDVTYLADTVILLRYFEALGRVRRAISIIKKRTGPHEDTIREFRIREVGVTLGEPLTNFQGVLRGVPILLGDSSKLLNTEEK; encoded by the coding sequence ATGGGTCAGGCAGGGACCGGTATTGAAGGGCTAAATCACGTACTTGGGGGAGGGTTCGAGCGAGGGCGCGTCTTCCTTCTTGAAGGCGCTCCCGGCACCGGCAAGACGACGCTCGCGACGCAATTCCTGATCGCGGGAGCTGAAGCCGGCGAGCGGTGCCTGTATATCACTCTCTCTGAAACTGAACAGGAATTGCGTGCGAGCGCTGCGTCCCACCAATGGGATCTAGCAGGGATCGAGATTTTCGAACTTATCCCACCGGAAAACCTGCTCGATGAGGATCAGCAGCAGAGCCTGCTCTATTCCTCCGACCTGGAACTCGGCGAAACGACGAAGCGCATCTTCGAGGCGTTCGAGAGGATCAAGCCGCACCGCGTGGTGCTCGACAGTCTCTCGGAGATCAGATTGCTTGCACAGAGCTCGCTGCGGTACCGCCGGCAAATTCTCAGTCTCAAACATTATTTCGCGACGGCAGGCGCGACCGTACTCCTGCTCGACGACCTCACCGCCGAGCTAAATGATAAGACGGTCCACTCGGTCGCACATGGCGTGATCCGTTTAGAAGAGATCGCGCCCGAATACGGTGGCGAGCGGCGAAGACTACGGATCATCAAGTACCGGGGGAGGCGGTACCGAGGCGGTTTCCATGACTTTACGATTGCACCCGGAGGCCTTCAGGTCTTCCCGCGACTTGTATCGGCCGAGCACAAAGCGAACTACTCGCGAGAGGTTCTCAAGACCGAATCCGGCGAGCTCGACTCGTTGCTCGGGGGTGGCGTCGAACGCGGCTCAAGCGTCCTCATTCTGGGCCCTGCTGGAACGGGCAAGTCAATTCTTGCGCTCACCTTCGTTCGAGGCGCCATACAGCGCGGTGAACGTGCAGCAATGTTCATTTTTGATGAGGAACTGGGCCTACTGTTCGAACGCGCGAAGGGCCTGAATATCGATCTACAGGCAATGGTTGACGGCGGGCAACTCGTCATCGAACAGGTGGATGCCGCTGAGTTGGCCCCCGGCGAGTTTTCTTCACGCGTGCGGCATTGCGTCGAGAAGCACGGCGCACAAACCGTGGTGATCGACAGCCTAAACGGCTACCAAGCGGCCATGCCGGGTGAACACGCGCTCGTGCTCCACATGCATGAGATCCTTCAATACTTGAACCGGCAAGGTGCCACGACTTTCCTGGTCGTCGCCCAGCACGGCCTTGTCGGTGACATGCAGACACCTGTGGACGTCACCTATCTCGCGGACACGGTGATTCTGTTGCGCTACTTCGAGGCGCTCGGGCGCGTTCGTCGCGCCATTTCGATCATCAAAAAACGCACTGGCCCGCATGAGGACACAATTCGAGAATTCCGCATTAGGGAAGTGGGCGTCACGTTGGGCGAGCCGCTCACCAACTTCCAGGGGGTCCTGCGCGGCGTGCCTATCCTCCTCGGCGACAGTTCGAAATTGCTCAACACGGAGGAGAAGTGA